ACGACTCGGCTCGTTGGTCTACAACCCCGGCGGACCCGGCGGTTCCGGCCTGGAAACCGTTGGGGGCGTGGCGACCCGGTTCTCCGCACTGCTGGATCGGTATGACCTGGTGTCCTGGGATCCGCGCGGGGTGGGTCGTAGCACTCCAGTTGTCTGCACGGAAACCGCACTGCCCGAACGTGTTCCGCGTACTGACGCCGAGTGGGCCGAGATCGACGCGAGCAGCAGGCAATTCGCTGATTCGTGCGTCGCGGGTTCGGGTGCGTTGCTGCCCTACGTCGGATTGTTCGACTCCGCGCGCGACCTCGATCTCGTCCGGGCCGCGGTCGGCGACGACCGGCTCAACTACCTCGGCGTCTCCTATGGCGGGCAGCTCGGAGCCGCGTACGCCACGCTCTTCCCGGAGCGGGTCGGACGCATGCTGCTCGACGCCCCCGGCACCCCGTTGCGCACCTTCCGGCAGAGCCTGCTCGATCAGTCCGCGGGCAGTGAGGCGGCGCTGCGTGACTTCCTCACTTTCTGTGTCGCCCAGGGGAATTGCCCACTCGGTGCGACGGCGGAGCAGGCCCTGGTCCGGGTCGACGACTTCCTCGCCCGCACGGAGATATCGCCGCTGCCCACCGGGCGCGGAACGCCGCTCACCCGGTCGGTCGCGACCGCCGGACTGGGTCTCGGTGCCGCCGCCCCCGAGGTGTGGCCGCATCTGATCACCGCCCTCGCCCAAGCCATCGCCGGCAACGGCGACGAACTCGTCGGCTACGCCGACCTTTTCGCCGGCCTGCGCCCCGACGGCACCCGCTCCAACTTCGCCGCCATCAACACCGCCGCCAACTGCGCCGACTATCCGGACGTCTACTCCGTCGCCCAGGTCCGCACCCTCCTACCCGAGTTCGCCGCCACAGCACCACGTTTCGGCGAACTGACCGCCCTCCGGCTAGCCGAATGTGCCTACTGGCCGGTCCACGGCGTCGGCCGCGCCCCACTGGGCGCCGCAGGCGCACCCCCGATCCTGTTGATCGGCAACACCGGCGACCCAGAAGCCCCCCTCGCCTGGGTAACCGAACTAGCCCAAGCCCTCCCCTCCGCCCGCCTCCTCACCTACCACGGCGTCGGCCACGGCGCCTACGGCGGAGTAAACACCTGCGTCGACCGAACGGTAAACGCCTACTTGCGCGACGGAGCTGTGCCGGACCGCGAAACAACCTGCCGATGACCCCGCCGTCGGAGGCCGCGCCGCCGGTCTGGGTGAGGCTACCGGCCATGGTGTAGCCCGTCCCATGTCCGCGCGCTGGACGTGGTGCGCTGAGTCCGGTTGGGCGGCGGGGGCTTTCGGGCGTGGCGGCTACCCGTGGTGGTGTAGCCCGTCCGGGGTTGGCGCGTTGGACGTGGTGTGCTGAGTCCGGTTGGGCGGCGGGGGCTTTCGGGCGTGGCGGCTACCCGTGGTGGTGTAGCCCGTCCGGGGTTGGCGCGTTGGACGTGGTGTGCTGAGTCAGGTTGGGCGGCTGGGATTTTGGCCGTGGCGACTACCCGTCAATGTGGTGCCCGTCCCGGGTTTGCACCGGATCATGCTGAGCGCGTCGTGTGCCGTACCCGGCTGTAGGTGCAGGTCAGGTGCGCGGTGGCTTGTTCCGGCGTGGTCATCTGGCTGTGGTTGCGTCTCGAGCGGCTTGGGAAAAGGGAGCGTGGTTGGGTTGTCTGGACCAAGCGACAGATAGGTGGCGGGTTCACAGAGTTTCGATACGGCTCACAGGGGTTGTAGCTGTTGTGAACCGTGTGGAAGCTCTGTGAAGCCCCCCGGGGCGCGCTGTCGCGGGCAGCGGATCACGTGACTCCGTGGATGCCGGGGTACATCACAGTCTCCGGACTCACCGGGTGATTCACAGGGGTTGTAGCTGATGTGAACCGCGTGGAAGCGCGTGAAGCCCTGGGCTGCACCGTAACGCGCAGTGGATCGCGCGGGAACCCAGCGGCGCTGTGTACCAAGCGACAGATAGGTGGCGGGTTCACAGAGCGTTTGGACGGGTCACAGGGGTTACAGCTGCTGTGAACCGTAGAGACGGTCTGTGAGGCCCCCGGGGCGCACTGCCACGTGCAGCGGATCATGCCGGAAACCCCAGGTCGGCGTGTACCAAGCGACAGCTTGGTGCGTGTCGACACGCGAAAACCCCCAGCTGCACTGCTTCTCGGGATCTACGCCCTTTCTGGCCGCCCGAAAGCGGTGTAGATCCCGAGAACTGGTGTGGATCCCAAAGCGCCCGCAGCAGTCCATTCGCCCGCCCTCGAAAAGGAACGCTCGAGAACGGCACCACAGCCAGACGACCACGCCGGTACGCGACATCACGCACCTGACGTGCGCCTACAGCCGGGGACGGCACCCGACGCGCTCAGCACTATCCAGGTAACTCCCGCGGCAGGAACACCTAACTGAGCTGGCAAACCTCGGGAGCCAGCC
This genomic stretch from Nocardia brasiliensis ATCC 700358 harbors:
- a CDS encoding alpha/beta hydrolase → MRWFGAVLAVVALAAGACSAAPSRPAGPAWSPCQGVADNGRQWECATITAARDHRDPGAGTIELALIRTRSADPAQRLGSLVYNPGGPGGSGLETVGGVATRFSALLDRYDLVSWDPRGVGRSTPVVCTETALPERVPRTDAEWAEIDASSRQFADSCVAGSGALLPYVGLFDSARDLDLVRAAVGDDRLNYLGVSYGGQLGAAYATLFPERVGRMLLDAPGTPLRTFRQSLLDQSAGSEAALRDFLTFCVAQGNCPLGATAEQALVRVDDFLARTEISPLPTGRGTPLTRSVATAGLGLGAAAPEVWPHLITALAQAIAGNGDELVGYADLFAGLRPDGTRSNFAAINTAANCADYPDVYSVAQVRTLLPEFAATAPRFGELTALRLAECAYWPVHGVGRAPLGAAGAPPILLIGNTGDPEAPLAWVTELAQALPSARLLTYHGVGHGAYGGVNTCVDRTVNAYLRDGAVPDRETTCR